In Zobellia roscoffensis, the following are encoded in one genomic region:
- a CDS encoding DUF1553 domain-containing protein, which translates to MLLHSCGWNAPEEIEEAMAGLPEKIDFNYHVKPILSDKCFACHGPDMANQKAGLRLDIAESAYEALEGSGKHPIVPNKPEKSEVVTRILSTDPDITMPPPEFNITLSKNEIATITKWIEQGAEYKPHWSFIKPQKEGVPNIVNKEWPNNTIDQFVLAKLEGKGLSPSQKASKEHLIRRLSFNLVGLPPTLLQIQDFVNDTSPDAYEKVVDRLLASPAYGERMAAEWMDVARYADSDGYLDDKHRDFSPYRDWVIKAFNENISYEQFITWQLAGDLIENPSQESILATAFNRLHKKNSEAGIVFEEYRVEYVADRTLAVGKAFLGLSVECARCHDHKYDPISQKDHYELFAFFNSTNEIGTPVYGPGQVPGPSLLLTNDEQKEVLEFIDRDIDLTQKQLISVEKETPEEMRTWSKKPLVLETVLQKSLKKGLQASLNFDSFSSEDKKSFSTENSGGDGQSVTIKEPIIENGINGKAVFLGDYTTMRMPGKVGWFDQSDPFTVSIAVKPDRNYEEAAIFTHSEEVRQGLKGYSMHLENNRLKFIIARSWPSNAIQVKTEESIPEKEWSSVTVSYDGLGKADGVHIYVNGKEVPVEIEIDNLYKSILFKKNAHNYAFNGFTVGVSGKFKSFKDGGVDNLRIYNRQLSDLEVLYSIAPKAAMGRVKSSEKGLLTDFYYLSIDKETERTRIKLKEQREKQLDELEPIKEIMVLGDLPKPRPTYILDRGMYDAPTEEVQPDVPEAVMPFSEDLPRNRLGLTKWLFDKNNPLTARVFVNRLWQMHFGQGLVATSDDFGNQGSLPSHPELLDWLAVEFMDSGWDIKKIQKLIVVSATYRQSSELTPELLEIDTDNILLARGPNMRMTAEMVRDNALAISGLLVSKIGGTSVYPYQPEGLWDEISNKPWRYKYKQQPGEGLYRRSLYTIWKRTSAPPSMQIFDGGDRSVCTVKRRETSTPLQALVLLNDPQYIEASYVLAESLIDEVEENKELQLKKAFQLSTGRKTSKEELSILKKFLDEELERFSNNKEDAIAYLNMGETKIKNTSDPVKVAALATVINGIMNTTEGFTIR; encoded by the coding sequence ATGTTATTACACAGTTGTGGATGGAATGCACCTGAGGAAATTGAAGAGGCAATGGCTGGATTGCCAGAGAAAATAGATTTCAATTACCATGTTAAACCTATTTTGTCCGATAAGTGTTTTGCTTGTCACGGACCGGATATGGCAAATCAAAAAGCGGGCCTTCGTTTAGATATTGCAGAAAGTGCATATGAGGCTTTAGAAGGTTCGGGAAAGCATCCTATTGTTCCTAATAAACCGGAAAAGAGCGAAGTTGTTACGCGTATTTTATCTACTGATCCGGATATCACAATGCCGCCGCCAGAGTTTAATATTACACTTAGCAAAAATGAAATAGCCACCATCACAAAGTGGATTGAGCAAGGAGCGGAGTACAAGCCGCATTGGTCTTTTATAAAACCGCAAAAAGAAGGTGTTCCGAACATAGTGAATAAGGAATGGCCAAATAATACTATTGACCAATTTGTTTTGGCCAAATTGGAAGGTAAAGGCTTAAGTCCTTCACAAAAAGCTTCAAAGGAACATCTCATTCGCCGCCTCAGTTTCAACTTAGTAGGGTTGCCACCAACCTTGTTGCAAATTCAGGATTTTGTAAATGACACATCGCCGGATGCTTATGAAAAAGTGGTAGATCGCCTTTTGGCTTCACCTGCCTATGGAGAACGCATGGCTGCCGAGTGGATGGACGTTGCTCGTTATGCGGATAGTGATGGGTATTTGGATGATAAACATCGCGATTTTAGTCCGTATCGGGATTGGGTCATAAAGGCGTTTAATGAAAATATATCGTACGAGCAGTTCATAACCTGGCAATTAGCGGGAGACCTTATAGAAAACCCATCGCAGGAAAGTATTTTAGCAACGGCCTTTAATCGGTTACATAAAAAGAACTCTGAAGCGGGAATTGTTTTTGAGGAATACCGAGTAGAGTATGTGGCGGATCGCACCCTGGCTGTTGGAAAAGCATTTTTAGGGTTAAGTGTAGAATGTGCTAGATGCCATGATCATAAGTATGATCCGATCAGCCAAAAAGACCATTATGAGCTTTTTGCATTTTTCAATAGTACAAATGAAATTGGGACACCAGTGTATGGGCCGGGTCAAGTACCTGGACCTTCACTTTTATTGACCAATGACGAACAAAAAGAGGTGTTGGAGTTTATTGATAGGGATATCGATCTAACACAAAAACAATTGATATCTGTTGAAAAGGAAACACCGGAGGAGATGCGTACTTGGTCTAAAAAACCATTGGTTCTGGAGACAGTGTTGCAAAAAAGCTTGAAAAAAGGATTGCAGGCAAGTTTAAATTTTGATTCGTTTTCATCAGAGGATAAGAAATCGTTCAGTACTGAAAATAGTGGAGGTGATGGACAGTCGGTAACCATTAAAGAGCCTATAATTGAGAATGGGATAAACGGAAAAGCTGTGTTTCTTGGTGATTATACCACTATGAGGATGCCCGGAAAAGTAGGATGGTTTGATCAATCCGATCCTTTCACCGTTTCCATAGCCGTTAAGCCGGACAGAAACTATGAAGAGGCCGCAATTTTTACGCATTCCGAAGAAGTTAGGCAAGGGCTAAAAGGGTATTCCATGCATCTAGAGAATAACAGGCTTAAGTTTATAATTGCGCGTTCCTGGCCATCCAATGCCATTCAAGTAAAAACGGAGGAATCTATACCTGAGAAAGAATGGAGCTCCGTAACCGTGTCCTATGATGGGTTGGGCAAAGCGGATGGGGTCCATATTTACGTAAACGGGAAAGAGGTGCCGGTAGAAATTGAAATAGACAACCTGTATAAATCTATACTGTTCAAGAAAAATGCGCATAACTACGCATTTAACGGTTTCACTGTAGGGGTAAGTGGAAAGTTCAAATCTTTTAAAGACGGCGGTGTGGATAATCTCAGGATTTATAACCGGCAACTATCGGATTTGGAAGTGCTTTACAGCATAGCCCCAAAAGCGGCAATGGGTAGAGTAAAAAGTAGTGAAAAGGGATTACTTACCGATTTCTATTATCTGAGTATAGACAAGGAAACGGAAAGGACAAGAATTAAGTTGAAGGAACAAAGGGAAAAACAGCTTGATGAACTGGAACCTATAAAAGAGATTATGGTTTTGGGAGATTTGCCAAAGCCCAGACCTACTTATATTCTTGATCGTGGGATGTACGATGCTCCTACGGAAGAAGTGCAGCCAGACGTGCCCGAAGCGGTAATGCCTTTTAGTGAAGATTTGCCAAGAAATAGATTAGGGTTGACCAAATGGTTGTTCGATAAGAACAATCCGTTAACAGCCAGAGTTTTTGTGAACCGCTTATGGCAAATGCATTTTGGACAAGGGTTGGTGGCCACTTCTGATGATTTTGGCAACCAGGGTAGTTTGCCCTCGCATCCTGAGCTATTGGACTGGCTTGCCGTAGAGTTTATGGATTCGGGTTGGGATATCAAGAAAATACAAAAGTTAATCGTTGTGTCTGCTACCTACCGGCAAAGCTCTGAACTAACCCCGGAATTGTTGGAGATCGATACGGACAATATTCTATTGGCGCGAGGACCTAATATGCGTATGACCGCAGAAATGGTCAGGGACAATGCATTGGCTATCAGTGGGCTATTAGTTTCAAAAATTGGAGGAACAAGTGTTTACCCCTATCAGCCAGAAGGGCTTTGGGACGAAATCAGCAACAAACCTTGGCGTTACAAATACAAACAGCAGCCAGGGGAGGGTTTATACCGAAGAAGTCTATATACGATTTGGAAGCGAACCTCGGCACCACCGTCTATGCAGATTTTTGATGGCGGAGACCGTAGTGTTTGTACGGTTAAAAGAAGGGAGACCAGTACGCCATTACAAGCATTAGTGCTTTTGAACGATCCCCAATATATAGAAGCTTCATATGTCCTTGCCGAAAGTTTGATTGATGAGGTTGAAGAAAATAAAGAACTACAGTTAAAGAAGGCATTTCAGTTGAGTACAGGACGAAAGACCTCAAAAGAAGAATTATCGATTTTAAAGAAATTTCTTGACGAAGAGTTAGAGCGCTTTTCGAACAATAAAGAAGATGCGATCGCCTATTTGAATATGGGCGAAACCAAAATTAAAAACACCTCCGATCCTGTTAAAGTAGCGGCATTGGCAACGGTTATTAACGGAATTATGAATACTACCGAAGGATTCACCATAAGATAA
- a CDS encoding helix-turn-helix domain-containing protein codes for MNTKDYHTYINKIISSKSFGNSTTYANLLRYLVQCTIEEDVPKETTIATEIFGKKEFDPSQSTLIRVYIYNLRKKLRTYYQKEGIEDQIILRIPKGGYKVEFDSRKKEPKPSKKIITKKQLLFLVSSVLLLSIIGNWFLWTKNRQPNPFSESVLWTEIFNSKKPMILVLGDLFIYREINTTTHKEKVIRNPFINSETQLYDSLPSSLKNEYEPMEYSFLIRNSTEWVKDISKVLTSKDKDFNVRTVLRFSPKELPENDFMIVGMAKTLGIFKDYINKTSINYNADTDNFNFKNTTTFFKPSGDAETYHKDYALIIKAPGPNNNSIYVFAGLWDTGASQSLKNFTNPILVQQLENRMKADLGKIPAYFEVFMEVNGIDRMELSSKILHVKELELD; via the coding sequence ATGAATACCAAGGATTACCACACGTATATCAACAAAATTATTTCCAGCAAATCTTTTGGCAATTCAACCACTTATGCCAATTTGCTCAGGTACCTCGTTCAATGCACTATAGAGGAAGACGTGCCAAAAGAAACCACAATTGCCACAGAAATATTTGGAAAAAAGGAATTTGACCCTTCTCAGAGTACACTCATTAGGGTTTACATTTATAATCTTAGAAAAAAACTGAGAACATACTACCAAAAGGAAGGGATAGAAGACCAGATTATTCTGCGCATTCCAAAGGGGGGTTATAAAGTAGAGTTTGATAGTAGAAAAAAAGAGCCCAAACCATCAAAAAAAATCATAACCAAAAAACAGCTTCTATTTTTAGTCTCATCAGTTCTCCTTTTATCAATTATCGGAAATTGGTTTCTCTGGACAAAAAATAGGCAGCCAAACCCCTTTTCAGAGTCTGTCCTATGGACCGAAATTTTCAATTCAAAAAAACCAATGATATTGGTATTGGGGGACCTCTTTATTTATCGTGAAATTAATACCACTACCCATAAAGAAAAGGTTATTCGTAATCCCTTTATTAATTCAGAAACTCAACTCTACGACTCCCTTCCTTCCTCGTTGAAAAATGAGTATGAACCTATGGAGTATAGTTTTCTAATTAGAAATAGTACCGAATGGGTAAAGGACATAAGTAAAGTTTTGACTTCAAAAGATAAAGACTTTAACGTACGTACGGTTTTACGTTTTAGCCCTAAAGAACTTCCTGAAAACGACTTTATGATTGTTGGAATGGCGAAGACCCTAGGTATTTTCAAAGATTATATCAACAAGACCAGCATAAATTACAATGCGGATACGGATAACTTTAATTTCAAGAACACCACAACCTTTTTTAAACCCAGTGGAGATGCCGAAACCTACCATAAGGACTACGCTTTAATTATAAAGGCGCCGGGACCAAACAATAATTCCATCTATGTTTTTGCGGGTTTGTGGGATACTGGTGCATCACAGAGCCTGAAGAACTTTACCAACCCCATATTGGTCCAGCAATTGGAAAACCGAATGAAAGCCGACTTAGGAAAAATACCTGCTTATTTTGAGGTCTTTATGGAAGTAAACGGTATTGACAGAATGGAACTGAGTTCAAAGATTCTTCATGTAAAAGAGTTGGAATTGGATTAA
- the araA gene encoding L-arabinose isomerase, whose product MIDISNDEVWFVTGSQHLYGPETLAQVAEHSLEIANYYNANKRVPVRVIFKPVVKMATEISALCKEANHVDTCVGLVLWMHTFSPAKMWITGLQALQKPFLHLHTQYNRDIPWNAIDMDFMNLNQSAHGGREFGFLASRMRLNRKVVVGHWQNETVIQQVADWCRVVSAVADSKKMKVARFGDNMRQVAVTEGNKVSAQMKFGYEVNGYGVGDLVKFIDEVSAVEINALMQEYEDSYTMAAKIKADGSMRNSLMDAARIELGMRAFLEEGGYTAFTDTFEDLHGMKQLPGIATQRLMASGYGFGGEGDWKTAALVRTMKVMGAGLEGGNSFMEDYTYHFNPANTSVLGSHMLEICPSIAKGDVSCEIHPLGIGGKEDPVRLVFNAGAGNALNASVVDMGNRFRMLVNKVEAIEIEENMPNLPVARVLWEAKPDLQTAAAAWIYGGGAHHTCYSQNISAESLEDFAEIMDLEFLLIDEKTDLYRFKQELRWNDAAYGLKGI is encoded by the coding sequence ATGATAGATATTTCAAATGATGAAGTTTGGTTCGTAACAGGAAGCCAACATCTATACGGACCGGAAACACTGGCACAAGTTGCGGAGCATTCCCTTGAAATTGCTAATTACTATAATGCGAATAAACGTGTTCCCGTTAGGGTGATTTTCAAACCTGTAGTAAAAATGGCTACAGAAATCAGTGCACTATGTAAAGAAGCGAACCATGTTGATACTTGCGTAGGTTTGGTTCTGTGGATGCACACTTTCTCTCCTGCCAAAATGTGGATTACGGGCCTACAGGCTCTTCAGAAACCATTTTTGCATCTGCATACCCAATACAATCGGGACATTCCTTGGAATGCCATTGATATGGATTTTATGAACCTGAATCAATCTGCACATGGTGGTAGGGAATTTGGATTTTTGGCTTCCAGGATGCGGTTGAATCGAAAGGTGGTTGTGGGTCATTGGCAAAATGAAACTGTTATTCAGCAGGTAGCTGACTGGTGTCGTGTGGTCTCAGCCGTTGCTGATTCTAAAAAAATGAAAGTAGCCCGTTTTGGGGATAATATGCGTCAAGTAGCAGTTACCGAGGGAAACAAAGTTTCTGCTCAAATGAAGTTCGGTTATGAGGTTAATGGATATGGCGTAGGTGATTTGGTAAAATTTATCGATGAGGTTTCCGCTGTTGAAATAAATGCTTTGATGCAAGAATATGAGGATTCTTATACCATGGCAGCTAAAATTAAAGCCGATGGAAGTATGCGCAATTCTTTAATGGATGCTGCGCGGATAGAGTTGGGAATGCGGGCTTTTCTTGAGGAAGGTGGTTATACCGCTTTTACCGATACTTTTGAGGATTTACATGGTATGAAGCAATTACCGGGTATTGCTACTCAACGGCTAATGGCAAGTGGTTATGGCTTTGGTGGCGAAGGCGACTGGAAGACGGCAGCACTTGTGCGTACTATGAAAGTTATGGGGGCAGGTCTAGAAGGCGGTAATAGTTTTATGGAAGACTATACGTATCACTTTAACCCCGCTAACACGTCGGTACTTGGTTCTCATATGTTAGAAATTTGCCCGTCCATTGCTAAAGGAGATGTTTCGTGTGAAATTCATCCCCTTGGTATTGGCGGTAAAGAAGACCCGGTACGTTTGGTATTTAACGCTGGCGCAGGAAATGCTTTGAATGCATCGGTTGTGGATATGGGTAATAGATTTAGGATGCTGGTCAATAAAGTGGAAGCAATAGAAATAGAAGAAAATATGCCTAACCTTCCCGTGGCAAGAGTTTTATGGGAGGCAAAACCCGATCTTCAAACGGCTGCTGCAGCTTGGATTTATGGTGGTGGAGCACATCATACTTGTTACAGTCAGAATATTTCCGCAGAATCATTGGAGGATTTTGCAGAAATCATGGATTTGGAATTTCTGCTGATTGATGAAAAAACTGACCTGTACCGCTTTAAACAAGAACTGCGTTGGAACGATGCGGCTTATGGTTTAAAAGGTATTTAA
- a CDS encoding sodium:solute symporter — MKGLDTLDWVVIALYFIVLLGVAWWVIKQKQKNTEDYFLAGRNIGWFMVGASIFASNIGSEHVVGLAGNGAGDKMPLLIYELHAWLVLMLGWVFLPFYARSGVFTMPEFLEKRFDARSRWVLSIVSLIAYILTKVSVTIYAGGVVVSALLGIPFWIGAVATVVLTGLYTVLGGMRAVVYTETIQAIVLVFGAGILTYLGLDAVGGWGELKATVGPDYFNMWRPNSDPDYPWLPLFITSTVVGIWYWCTDQVIVQRVLTAKNIKEGRRGSIFGALLKLMPVFLFLIPGVVALGLKMQGKLHWDSPDEAFPVLMSNLMPSGLRGLVAAGLLAALMSSLASVFNSCSTLFTLDIYKKLKPQKPEEELVKTGRIATFFVVGLGLLWIPIITTLSDGLYEYLQNVQAYISPPIAAVFLLGIFYKRINANGAIATLVGGFIIGFAKLTLEIVKSSLAQDSLMFKLADINWLVFGAYFFALCIAIAVVVSMFYPAPSQAQLAGLTFGSVSAEQKEEGKSSYNIWDIITSVIVLLIVVYIMISFSALSL; from the coding sequence ATGAAAGGATTAGATACACTGGACTGGGTCGTTATTGCCCTATATTTTATTGTATTACTTGGTGTGGCCTGGTGGGTTATCAAGCAAAAACAAAAAAATACCGAAGATTATTTTTTAGCGGGAAGAAACATAGGCTGGTTTATGGTGGGTGCTTCTATTTTTGCATCCAATATTGGTTCTGAGCATGTTGTAGGTCTTGCCGGTAATGGTGCCGGTGATAAAATGCCTTTGCTAATTTATGAGCTCCATGCATGGTTAGTATTGATGTTGGGCTGGGTATTCTTGCCCTTTTATGCTCGAAGTGGTGTATTTACCATGCCCGAATTTCTTGAAAAACGCTTTGATGCCCGTTCCAGATGGGTCCTTTCCATAGTATCCTTAATAGCATATATCCTAACTAAGGTCTCCGTAACCATTTATGCCGGAGGGGTTGTTGTATCTGCTCTATTGGGCATTCCGTTTTGGATTGGAGCTGTGGCTACAGTTGTACTCACAGGATTGTATACGGTTCTAGGCGGAATGCGGGCTGTGGTGTACACGGAAACAATCCAAGCCATAGTTTTGGTTTTCGGTGCAGGAATTTTAACTTATTTAGGGCTTGATGCTGTTGGCGGATGGGGAGAATTGAAAGCAACCGTTGGTCCGGATTATTTTAACATGTGGCGACCCAACTCGGACCCTGATTATCCGTGGTTACCTTTGTTCATCACTAGTACGGTAGTGGGTATTTGGTACTGGTGTACGGATCAGGTTATCGTACAACGCGTACTAACCGCAAAAAATATTAAGGAAGGTAGAAGAGGAAGTATTTTTGGAGCCCTCTTAAAATTGATGCCGGTATTCTTGTTTCTCATTCCGGGTGTTGTTGCTTTAGGGTTGAAAATGCAAGGAAAATTGCATTGGGATAGCCCAGATGAAGCCTTTCCTGTTTTGATGAGTAATTTAATGCCTTCGGGATTACGAGGTTTGGTGGCCGCCGGTTTGCTGGCCGCATTAATGAGTTCTTTGGCTTCGGTCTTTAATTCATGCTCTACACTGTTCACTTTGGATATTTATAAAAAATTGAAACCTCAAAAACCAGAAGAAGAGTTGGTTAAAACAGGTCGTATCGCAACCTTTTTTGTGGTTGGACTAGGACTTTTATGGATTCCTATTATAACCACATTGTCCGATGGGCTATACGAGTACCTGCAGAATGTACAGGCCTACATCTCACCACCTATAGCGGCTGTATTCTTATTGGGTATTTTTTATAAACGTATAAATGCCAATGGAGCAATAGCAACTTTGGTAGGTGGGTTTATCATTGGTTTTGCAAAACTTACGCTAGAAATAGTAAAGTCTAGCTTGGCACAGGATAGTTTAATGTTCAAGCTTGCAGATATTAATTGGTTGGTTTTTGGCGCTTACTTTTTTGCGCTTTGTATTGCCATTGCAGTTGTAGTAAGTATGTTCTATCCGGCGCCATCGCAGGCTCAATTGGCAGGGTTGACTTTTGGGAGTGTATCTGCGGAGCAAAAAGAAGAAGGTAAATCGAGCTACAACATATGGGATATAATCACTTCGGTTATTGTACTTCTGATAGTGGTGTATATCATGATTTCTTTCAGTGCATTGAGTTTATAA